From the genome of Danio aesculapii chromosome 16, fDanAes4.1, whole genome shotgun sequence, one region includes:
- the tnfaip8l2b gene encoding tumor necrosis factor, alpha-induced protein 8-like protein 2 B, producing the protein METFSSKDMALKAQKKILSKMATKSMVQMIIDDTSSEILDELYRVSKEYTGNRSEAQKVVKDLIKVVVKIGVLFRHNRFNEEELKLAQNFQKKMRQGAMTAISFHEVDFTFDKTVMSDILTESRDMLLKLVNTHLTTKSHGRINHVFNHYADPELLTQLYNPSGPLKPHLNKICNGLNKLLENGTL; encoded by the exons ATGGAGACGTTCAGCTCCAAGGACATGGCTCTGAAGGCCCAGAAAAAGATCCTGAGCAAAATGGCCACCAAGTCTATGGTGCAGATGATTATCGACGACACCAGCAGTGAGATCCTAGATGAGCTTTACAGAGTGTCAAAAGAGTACACTGGGAACCGCTCCGAGGCCCAGAAAGTGGTGAAAGACCTCATTAAGGTGGTGGTGAAGATAGGTGTCCTATTCAGGCACAATCGATTCAATGAGGAGGAGCTAAAGCTGGCCCAGAATTTCCAAAAGAAAATGCGCCAGGGAGCCATGACGGCCATCAGTTTTCATGAG GTAGATTTCACATTTGACAAAACAGTTATGTCAGACATCCTAACAGAAAGTAGGGACATGCTTCTGAAGCTTGTAAATACTCACCTCACCACAAAATCCCACGGACGCATCAACCACGTGTTCAACCATTACGCGGACCCAGAGCTCCTGACCCAGCTTTACAACCCATCCGGGCCCCTTAAACCCCACCTCAACAAAATCTGCAACGGCCTCAACAAACTGCTGGAGAACGGAACATTATGA